Part of the Bacillota bacterium genome is shown below.
GGCTCGTTATTGGCCGGAGCCACCCTTCAAGGTGTACCCAGCGGACGTCTTAATACCGACATCAGTCAAGAAGATTTTGCGCGGTTCTATCCTTTATTGCCCCAATACATACTGCTGCTGCAAGCTATTTTTAGCGGTTTACGCCAGCAAAGTGGAGGCAGTGATGAAAGTAGACGGCGTCTAGCCGGCCGCGAGCGGTCTATGCTCAATACTGTTCATGCTGTGCTGCGGGGCGAGGGCGGCCTAGAGCCGTTTGCTGATAAAGCGATAGGTGAGCTAGTTACTTTTGATCGGCTGTACGATGCTATCAGTACGGAGCTTAGCGTTATTAAATCTGATCATCATAATGCTATTACCAGACGCGTAGCCGAAGTAACAACCGATGGCCTTAAAGCCGTGAAGGTAGCTCAGGCTCTGTTTCTGCTCCAACAGGTGGGAGAATGGCTCCCTACTACTTTGGACAATATTGCGGCGGTGCTGTATGCCGATGTTGACCAAGACGTCCATTCACACCGCGATAGGGTCGAAGCGACTTTAGAGGCTTTAAAACGTGAAGGCTGGGTACGAGAAGAAGAAGGACAGTACAAGTTCTTGTCCCAAGATGAACATGATTTCGAACGCAAAGTGCGCGAGAATACCCCGACCCCAGTGCAAAAGACAGATCAAGCGGTGGATTTGGCCAGCGGCCTGTTACGCACGTACCGCTTCCTGCTGGGAGACAAGGCACGCACTCCCCAAGACGTAAACATAATTGTCGATGACCGGGTTATAAAAGGAACCGGTGATCTTCGCCTATATCTGTATACCCCCTTGGCTAACAAAACCAAGGATGCTCTGCTGGAAGACAGTCTGGTAGATCCAGAGAGTATTTTTCTACTGGCAGCTTCCGATTCGGAGTTCGAACCGGTTTTGGAACGAACCATAGCCATTGAAAAGACGGTACCGTCTTCTCTTACTAGCGTGGCCGCAGAACAACGAGCTTATTTGCAGCGACTCAAAGGTGAGGCCGACAACAATAAAGACGTGCGCTTGCCCCATCTTCTACAGCGAGCCTTTATGCGCGGCACTGCCTTTATAGCCGGTGCCGAAACCACATTTAGCCGAGATAACTCTTTGCCCACAGCATTAAATAGCTTGCTTGGTCCTCTTGCCGCCCAAATCTATACGGGGTTTCTTGATGTTGTGGTTCAAGACGCCGATTGCGCCAAAATACTTAACTGGCGCGTAGGAGTGGAGTTGCCGTCAGCCTACACCGAGCTCGGCTTGGTGGTGGGAGCCGGAATTCGGGCCGAATCCCAGGCAGCGGCCCTGGTACTAAGTGAGCTGAAACGACGCGAGCAACTGGGTGAAGAGCGAGCAGGAAGAGCCCTGGTCGAACACTTTGCCCGCCGACCGTATGGCTGGGGTCATCAGCTGCTAAGGTTAGTTATGGCTACCCTATTCAAGAATGGGAATGTGGTTTGTACGGCACAGGGAAAAGATGTGCACGACAGCGACGATCCTTTAGCCAGAAATGTTTTTGCGGGCTTTCGCGCTTTTTGCGATACCGTCTTTACGCCGCTGCCTGAGGTAGATTGGCGCCAGGCGCGTGATATCTTAATAGAACTGGCCCCGGGAGAACCGGTGGGAACCACTTTTGAACAAGTGGCTGCCAAAGCCAAAGATGTTGCGGCTTTCTGGCAAGAAAAAGGTGCGGCCTTGGCAACTAGAGCCGAAGATTTGCAGCTTAACGACTCCTTTGTTCGTAGTTGCCGTGTTTTTGCTTTCATTGGAGCGGAAATTGCTGCCAAAGAAGAGCCCAACGCCCGTTTACGTTATTTGTTGGCCAAAGTGACTGAACTGAAGCGGCATTATTCAACCTTCAACCACTTAAAAAGATTTGAACCGAATCTCGAGGGTTATCGTGTCTTAGCTGAATTTGTACGTGAAACCACCAGCTGGGCGCGCGAACTCGGCGGCGATCTTAAACAGCGGTGGACAACAATGGAGCAAAGCCTGAAGGCTGCAGATATTGGTGATCGCTACAATAATCTCAGAGCTGATTGGAGCAGGCTACGACCAAAGTACCGATCTGACTATCAGGAGCAGCATCATGAACTGCAGCAGGCCGTCCGCGGTGCTTTGGAAGCGCTTAAACAACACCCAGCCTATCCGGAAGAGGAGAAAGACGAGAAGCACCTTATCTGGCCCTTGCTAAGTTTACAGTGTGACCGGGAGGACTTACCTGACGCTGCGCTGGTTTGTCCTTCTTGTCGGCGGCGCTTTGGCGAGCTGGAGCCGGCCCGGGTAGAGCGGGTAAAATTGCAGCTGATTTCAGACTTGGACAAGCGTTTGCAGGAAATTCATGACCCAGGAACAGGCGGTCAACAACAAGGCGGATCTACAGGGACAACGGTTAGACTTACCCCAGCGACTTTTGCCCGGCATCTAGAAGTAAGCAGCACCGGAGAGCTTAAAGACCTTATCGGTGAACTTCAGGAATATGTGCACCAGCACCAAGGTCGTAAGCTGGTTATTAAAATAAATGTGGTGCCCAAGGGGGGAGGGGCTTGAAACAAGAAGAACGAGCGGAAATCAGAAGAACAGTGCTTTATTGCCGCTCTGTTCTGGAAGAGGAATTCGATGAACGCCTGCGGTTAGTGGGTTTTTTGGCCAACCGCACGTTGCCGGCCGACCGACTGCCGGCTGACCGCCGGGAGATTCGCCAGCAGCTGGATTTGGCCTTTGAACGGGAGAACCTACCCTACAAGGAAGCAAGGCAGCGTTGGATAAGGCATCGGGCCTTTACCTTCTTGAACCGGGTACTGGCGCTTAGGGTTGCAGAAGTGCATGGATTGATCACTGAAACAATCATTATGCGCCCAGAGTACGGCAATCGTTCTTTGCGTGAACGTGATCTCGCCGATGCCGACCCTGTTTTGGCTGTAGACGGTGCAGCACTGGCTCGACGAGCGTTTGGAGAAGCTTGTTTAGAACTGAACATCCCGGTGTTATTTGTTTCCAGTCAGGAACCCTATGGCCTGGTGGAACCTAGTCTACCAGCGTATCAGAAAGTACGCCAGAGCATTTGCCAAGTACCGGCGGTGATCTGGTGTCAATTCGAATCTCTAGGCTGGGCTTATCAATATTTTAATGACGAGATGCGAGAAGAGATTCGCCGTACTTTAAGAAGAAGCCCCACTGCCGATGATATTCCGCCCTTAAATCAGTTTTATACTGTTAATTGGATTGTCAAATTTTTAGTCGAAAATACTTTAGGTCGGTTGTGGTTAAAACAACAGCCAGATTCATATCTGAAGGCCAACATGAAGTATTTCGTTCCTGCGGTTCAGGATTATAAGCAGCCGAATAGCAAGTACAAAGTTGATGAAATACGAGTGCTGGATCCGTCCTGCGGTAGCGGCCACTTTCTTCTGGAAGCGTTTGATTTGCTGTTTGTTATGTGGGAAGAAGCTCATCCAGAGCTTCCCAAGTGGGAAATCCCCATGAAAATTCTCGAACATAACCTCTATGGCATAGATGTGGATCTTAGGGCTTGTCAAATAGCTGCTTTGGCCTTGTATCTTAAAGCCAGTTCAAAGTTTGAGCAGTATAAACCGGAGGGACAAGCCGTTCGCTTTTCGCTATCTCGTCTTAATATTGCTTGTGCCGACGTGCGCTATGTAGACGGACAGCGGCGGCAAGGGTTTATGCACCGATTTAGTCATGATCCAGCTCTGCAAAAGATAGTACTGGAGATCTTAAATGCTTCGGAGCAGGCCTATAGTATTGGCTCGCTACTTCAAATCAAGCAGCCGCTACAGGAGTTATTTGCCGAACGTAAAGTTGCCTACGATAAGGCTGGGGGAAGAAAGCAGAGTGTTATTCCGTTTGCCATCCCTACGCAAGAGCAACAAGCCATTGGCCTCCCTGTTCCCAGGGAAGAGACCATGAGAGATATGGTGAATGCTATTAAGGACTTTATTAGATACAATGCCGATATAAAAGACATTGGCTCTCTTTTCTTCGGCTTAGACAGTGAGCGGGCGGTTCATCTAATCGATCTTCTCACTCAGGAATACCAGGTTATACTGATGAATCCACCGTACGGGCAAATGTCGGCGGAATGCAAAAAGTACGCTCGCAAGCACTATCCGCGGACCCATAATGATTTCTACGCTGCTTTTGTGGAACAAGCTGTAAATCTACTGGTTCCCGGTGGCTATGTTGGGGCCCTGACCGGACGAACATTTATGTTCCTAAAGTCATATGAGAAGCTACGGGAAGAAATCTTACGGGACCAGGCTTTACCTCAGCTGGTACTAGACCTGGGCTTTGATGTGCTCGACGGTGCCACTGCCCGCTGGGCAGCTTTCACCCTGCAAAAACGCTGGACCAATGACAGTGTAAGTTGGCGCGAACATCCGGTAGCCTTTTTCCGGCTGACACCTTGGCAGTGGGACGATAAACGCTTGGCCCTAGAAGAGGCACTGTCTGAGCTGTGGTCGGAGGCGGGAGGTGAGATCAGTGTCTAGCAACGTGGTCTACAAAGCAACACTTGGAGAACTGGCCGAGATCCCCGGCAGCCCTTATGCCTATTGGGTGCCGCAATCGTTGCGGGATCTGTTTAACAAATATCCGCCCCTTGATCGAGACGTGGCCCGGCAGCCCAAGGAAGAAAAGATAGCTGATGTGAAACAAGGACTGGCCACTGCTGATGATTTGCGCTTTACCCGCTACTGGTGGGAAGTGCCAGTAGATGAAATAGCTGTTACCCGGGAAGAAACCTGCCAAGGGAAAAAATGGGTACCCTTTGCTAAGGGCGGAAAACCATTCTACCATGACGTAACGTTGGTCGTGAATTGGGGAAATGATGGGGAAGAGATAAAGGAGCATATTGTTAACCGCTATTCCTATCTTAAGGGTAAGTGGGAATGGGTGGCAAAAAATGACGGTTTCTATTTTCGTTCTGGACTACGAACCACACGAGCACAATCCTGGTCAAGAGCTGCCAAATCAGGAAGGCTAGCTATAGCCTATATGCCAAAAGGAGTAATATGGAATGACCGTTCAATGGCAATTATACAAGAAGACGAAGGCCTCAATGAGTCCCTGTTGAGTCTTTTGTTTTCACGACTTCAAAACACTTTTGTGCTACTGCAATCTGGAGAACCGGCGGGTGAAGCGTCACATATTGCTTCTATACCGATTATTAATGATGCACTTCGTAGCAAGAGACTAGGCATGTTGTCTTACGAAGCAATTGATTTGTT
Proteins encoded:
- the brxC gene encoding BREX system P-loop protein BrxC; amino-acid sequence: MKVRDLLERDPNREIVGVIKVDDHRPDQIWSELDEYVATDEVHSYFDRILRSYTSTESSPGEDVCIWISGFFGSGKSHFLKVLGYLLENSKVPSPDGTIVGSSSFLCAKLGLTEFEPQLTKLRSKVLLVNLLEEATLASGYSISRIIYRDFLKSKGLSKIFWEAAWEEELQAQGVWEQFLTWVKEQYGRPWEAERQLHSVRVLTCALPHFLPRHYPDEASATKAIEDSRQRHTTIRPKDVAERLRREAEEIHPDSGRLVVLLDEVGLYIGDNTDRLTDLNRVAEQIAVESQGKVWLVATAQETLVDLVPRLTRDRHVLSWLQDRFRVHLQLTPSNIEQVVSERLLKKRPESRSFLDRLYQEKAGSLLAGATLQGVPSGRLNTDISQEDFARFYPLLPQYILLLQAIFSGLRQQSGGSDESRRRLAGRERSMLNTVHAVLRGEGGLEPFADKAIGELVTFDRLYDAISTELSVIKSDHHNAITRRVAEVTTDGLKAVKVAQALFLLQQVGEWLPTTLDNIAAVLYADVDQDVHSHRDRVEATLEALKREGWVREEEGQYKFLSQDEHDFERKVRENTPTPVQKTDQAVDLASGLLRTYRFLLGDKARTPQDVNIIVDDRVIKGTGDLRLYLYTPLANKTKDALLEDSLVDPESIFLLAASDSEFEPVLERTIAIEKTVPSSLTSVAAEQRAYLQRLKGEADNNKDVRLPHLLQRAFMRGTAFIAGAETTFSRDNSLPTALNSLLGPLAAQIYTGFLDVVVQDADCAKILNWRVGVELPSAYTELGLVVGAGIRAESQAAALVLSELKRREQLGEERAGRALVEHFARRPYGWGHQLLRLVMATLFKNGNVVCTAQGKDVHDSDDPLARNVFAGFRAFCDTVFTPLPEVDWRQARDILIELAPGEPVGTTFEQVAAKAKDVAAFWQEKGAALATRAEDLQLNDSFVRSCRVFAFIGAEIAAKEEPNARLRYLLAKVTELKRHYSTFNHLKRFEPNLEGYRVLAEFVRETTSWARELGGDLKQRWTTMEQSLKAADIGDRYNNLRADWSRLRPKYRSDYQEQHHELQQAVRGALEALKQHPAYPEEEKDEKHLIWPLLSLQCDREDLPDAALVCPSCRRRFGELEPARVERVKLQLISDLDKRLQEIHDPGTGGQQQGGSTGTTVRLTPATFARHLEVSSTGELKDLIGELQEYVHQHQGRKLVIKINVVPKGGGA